One Roseiconus lacunae genomic region harbors:
- a CDS encoding DUF4870 domain-containing protein, producing MTVTDELNRLQQLRDQGSLTEAEFDEAKRRVLNENSGAAGNTQHSPTGYGAAMNQSQDGMVHGIDEKTYCTLMHLSQLLIFSMLGVIVPIAMWLIGKEQSDLVRRHGNRMMNWLISELIYGMVIGVLCFFFIGILLIPVLAVVGILFPILAAIKANNNILWSYPGAIRFFDED from the coding sequence ATGACAGTCACCGACGAACTCAATCGTCTGCAACAGCTGCGTGATCAAGGCAGTTTGACGGAGGCGGAATTTGATGAAGCAAAACGCAGGGTTTTGAACGAGAACTCGGGTGCTGCCGGGAATACGCAGCACAGTCCCACAGGATACGGAGCAGCAATGAATCAATCTCAAGACGGCATGGTGCATGGCATCGACGAAAAGACGTACTGCACATTGATGCATCTTTCGCAGCTTTTGATCTTTTCGATGCTAGGCGTCATCGTCCCAATTGCGATGTGGCTGATCGGCAAGGAGCAATCGGACTTGGTCCGTCGTCATGGCAACCGGATGATGAACTGGCTAATTTCCGAATTGATTTATGGCATGGTGATCGGCGTGTTGTGCTTTTTCTTCATCGGGATTCTGTTGATCCCTGTGCTCGCCGTGGTCGGAATTTTGTTCCCGATTTTGGCGGCGATCAAAGCGAACAACAACATCTTGTGGTCCTATCCCGGTGCGATCCGCTTTTTCGATGAAGACTGA
- a CDS encoding class I SAM-dependent methyltransferase gives MSDCLLCNAWSDHFATATILSKYDVDYFRCRDCGFIQTEAPYWLDEAYDQAIVSTDVGLISRNERFAKTTDRLLRIVLPGAKRCLDYGGGYGMFTRMMRDRGHRFEHHDPYCQNLFAAGFNANVDSDVRFDFLTAFEVMEHLENPHQELQTFDCLADNWLVSTELLPDHPPLPNDWWYYVLDGGQHISLWSKRALRIVAEMYDRHLISYRGLHLLTREKMRPTVVRYLMRNKFAGICDLIRRRKPLLGEDFRQAVAETKAAAQTVSV, from the coding sequence GTGAGCGATTGCCTTCTCTGTAACGCCTGGAGCGATCACTTCGCAACGGCCACGATTCTATCGAAGTACGACGTTGACTATTTCCGATGTCGGGATTGCGGTTTTATTCAAACCGAGGCGCCGTACTGGTTGGATGAAGCCTACGATCAAGCGATCGTATCAACCGATGTTGGCTTAATTTCACGAAACGAACGCTTTGCCAAAACCACTGACCGTTTGCTGCGTATTGTTTTACCGGGCGCCAAGCGATGCCTTGATTACGGCGGTGGCTACGGCATGTTCACACGGATGATGCGTGACCGTGGACATCGGTTTGAGCATCACGACCCGTACTGCCAGAACTTGTTTGCCGCCGGGTTTAATGCGAACGTCGATAGCGATGTTCGCTTCGATTTCCTGACTGCGTTCGAGGTCATGGAACATCTCGAAAATCCACATCAAGAATTGCAAACATTCGATTGTTTGGCGGATAACTGGTTGGTATCAACGGAGTTACTTCCGGATCATCCGCCGTTGCCAAATGACTGGTGGTACTACGTACTCGACGGCGGGCAACATATTAGCTTGTGGTCCAAGCGGGCACTGCGGATCGTGGCGGAAATGTACGATCGCCATCTGATCTCGTATCGCGGCTTGCATCTCTTGACTCGTGAAAAAATGCGTCCGACCGTCGTACGCTATCTCATGCGAAACAAGTTCGCCGGCATTTGCGATCTGATCCGCCGCCGAAAGCCATTGCTGGGCGAGGACTTTCGCCAAGCGGTTGCCGAGACGAAGGCGGCCGCGCAAACGGTGAGTGTGTAA
- a CDS encoding Nif3-like dinuclear metal center hexameric protein, translating into MSISLNSLCRSLAQIAPLSLAESWDNVGLLVGDRNADVERVMTCLTITPSVVDEAVDADADLVITHHPLPFRPLAKVTADSITGRLLWRLIRSGTAVYSAHTAYDSAATGINQAWADLLNLSGVGPIVDPEPGNSLGAGRVGDLAQPIAADEVIRTCAVHVSASAPRVVGPADHVVSRVGFACGSGGSFVSQAHRRGCELLITGEATFHQCLEAESLGVTLALLGHYYSERFAMEKLAEELSVEFAGLNIWASRQEHDPIRSLSV; encoded by the coding sequence ATGTCGATTTCGCTCAACTCGCTGTGCCGGTCACTCGCACAGATCGCCCCTTTGTCCCTGGCCGAGTCCTGGGACAACGTCGGTCTGCTTGTCGGTGACCGAAACGCCGACGTTGAACGCGTGATGACATGCTTGACCATCACGCCCAGCGTCGTCGACGAAGCCGTCGATGCCGATGCTGATCTCGTGATCACGCATCATCCGCTGCCTTTCCGGCCTCTCGCAAAGGTGACCGCCGACTCGATTACCGGCCGACTGCTGTGGCGACTCATCCGATCCGGGACCGCTGTCTACAGCGCCCACACCGCCTATGACTCGGCGGCAACGGGGATCAACCAAGCTTGGGCTGATCTGCTGAATCTTTCCGGCGTCGGACCGATCGTTGATCCCGAACCGGGGAACAGTCTGGGCGCCGGCCGGGTGGGGGACCTCGCCCAGCCGATCGCGGCCGATGAAGTCATCCGCACCTGTGCCGTTCATGTCAGCGCCTCGGCACCACGTGTCGTTGGTCCTGCCGATCACGTTGTATCGCGTGTCGGATTCGCATGCGGGAGTGGCGGATCGTTTGTCTCTCAGGCTCATCGCCGTGGTTGTGAATTGCTGATCACCGGCGAAGCGACCTTCCACCAATGCCTCGAAGCCGAGTCACTGGGCGTCACGCTGGCGCTGCTGGGCCATTACTACAGCGAACGATTCGCAATGGAAAAACTCGCCGAAGAGCTGTCTGTGGAATTCGCCGGTCTGAACATCTGGGCCAGCCGTCAAGAGCATGACCCTATCCGTTCGCTTTCTGTGTGA
- a CDS encoding ROK family protein, protein MSVSKASNPNKFAEIIPVAQANGPFYWGIDVGGTGIKLGLVDSAGYTVAFESIPTLESEGPEAAIKRVAEVVSRTESSLGIVGQVPHIGLGAPGPMDLPKGLLVAPPQLPSWWGFNIVRAIETATGRPVSFLNDANAAAYGEFWIGTGRDSDSMILLTLGTGVGGGIIVDGELVNGINSFGSECGHIIIDPSPTARLCVWGGGRGQLEAYASASAVVDRTRERLQEGATSSLCGTLGGANNELTAKKVYQAAQNDGDDLALEIVDETAKWLGIGIATLVHALDPGVVTLGGAMNFGGSECPIGRRFLSGIISEFQQRTFPNVFEGTSIAFATLGAAAGYLGLAGYARKQHAKPT, encoded by the coding sequence ATGAGTGTTTCCAAAGCATCAAATCCAAACAAGTTCGCCGAAATCATTCCGGTGGCACAAGCGAACGGACCGTTTTACTGGGGAATTGACGTCGGTGGGACTGGGATCAAGTTAGGACTTGTCGATTCGGCAGGATACACGGTCGCTTTTGAGTCGATTCCGACGTTGGAAAGCGAAGGGCCTGAAGCGGCAATCAAACGTGTCGCGGAGGTGGTTTCGAGGACCGAGTCGTCGCTGGGCATCGTCGGTCAAGTTCCGCACATCGGCCTGGGGGCCCCTGGTCCGATGGATTTGCCCAAAGGCCTGCTGGTCGCCCCGCCGCAATTGCCATCGTGGTGGGGATTCAACATCGTCCGGGCGATCGAAACGGCGACCGGTCGACCGGTTTCGTTTCTCAATGACGCCAACGCGGCGGCGTATGGGGAATTTTGGATTGGGACCGGTCGTGACAGTGATTCGATGATCTTACTCACGCTGGGCACCGGGGTCGGTGGGGGCATTATTGTCGACGGGGAACTGGTTAACGGCATCAACAGCTTCGGAAGCGAGTGCGGTCACATCATTATTGACCCGTCGCCGACGGCCAGACTTTGCGTTTGGGGCGGCGGAAGAGGACAATTGGAAGCGTATGCGAGCGCGAGCGCCGTCGTCGATCGGACTCGGGAACGCCTACAAGAGGGAGCGACGAGTTCGCTTTGCGGGACGCTGGGCGGGGCGAACAACGAATTAACCGCGAAGAAGGTTTATCAGGCTGCCCAAAACGACGGCGACGATTTAGCATTAGAGATCGTTGACGAAACCGCAAAATGGTTAGGAATTGGCATCGCCACTCTCGTTCACGCCCTCGATCCGGGGGTCGTCACCTTGGGTGGGGCCATGAATTTCGGCGGTTCGGAATGCCCCATCGGCAGACGCTTCCTTTCTGGGATAATAAGCGAATTCCAACAGCGCACCTTTCCGAATGTATTTGAAGGCACATCGATCGCGTTCGCGACGCTCGGTGCGGCCGCGGGTTACCTGGGATTGGCTGGGTATGCCCGAAAACAACACGCGAAACCGACATGA
- a CDS encoding glycosyltransferase family 4 protein: MRILYEGAIFQILRCGGVARYFSELIDHLPEMFEPIVLGPNAEATRLNNRSLQYISVQTEPPVSWLRKWTRDRLQRQIAQRFDSVEAEIEHWTYYGGLCRRPIRHGNRPLVVTVLDFIHEAYPSLDPSGKHVAMKTEAIKLADHLACISQSTYDELCERFPEARSKASIVPLGTSLGDTTAAPIPTALQNSPYILFVGRRNNYKNFQVVWEAWNRIADRRPKHAKLAIVGPPMKRREATALGFQNDSAAVLVPNASDEVLRGLYEHANAFVFPSKAEGFGLPSLEAMCAGTPVLVSDLPVMHEVVGDAGYFFDPENVESVAEMMLASLEGQLPDRDATVAAAKDRASTFSWRATAERMAEVYLEVSLEAPRKPTPRVSTRCYVSSSTPSDAERSRERLPSL; encoded by the coding sequence ATGAGAATTCTTTACGAAGGAGCGATTTTCCAAATCCTTCGCTGTGGCGGCGTCGCCCGCTACTTCTCTGAGCTGATCGATCATTTGCCTGAAATGTTCGAGCCCATCGTTTTGGGGCCGAATGCCGAAGCCACTCGACTAAACAATCGCTCGTTGCAATACATCAGCGTGCAAACGGAGCCGCCAGTGTCTTGGCTCCGCAAGTGGACACGCGACCGTTTGCAACGGCAAATTGCCCAGCGTTTCGACTCGGTCGAGGCTGAAATCGAGCACTGGACGTATTACGGCGGGCTGTGTCGTCGACCGATTCGTCATGGCAATCGTCCCCTCGTGGTAACGGTATTAGATTTTATCCACGAAGCGTATCCGTCACTCGATCCGAGCGGGAAGCACGTGGCGATGAAAACCGAAGCGATCAAGTTGGCCGATCACTTGGCGTGTATCTCTCAGTCGACATACGACGAACTGTGTGAACGATTTCCCGAAGCGCGTAGCAAGGCATCGATCGTTCCGCTAGGGACCTCTCTGGGAGACACGACGGCGGCCCCGATCCCGACGGCACTTCAAAATTCGCCCTATATCCTTTTCGTCGGCCGGCGCAATAACTACAAGAACTTTCAAGTCGTTTGGGAGGCATGGAATCGGATCGCCGACCGGCGGCCCAAGCATGCCAAGCTAGCGATCGTCGGACCGCCGATGAAACGACGTGAGGCGACGGCGCTAGGTTTCCAGAACGACTCTGCTGCCGTTCTGGTTCCCAACGCAAGTGACGAAGTTTTGCGTGGTTTGTACGAACATGCCAATGCGTTTGTGTTTCCGTCCAAAGCAGAAGGTTTTGGACTGCCATCGCTGGAGGCAATGTGTGCCGGGACGCCGGTCTTGGTCAGTGACCTACCTGTGATGCATGAAGTCGTTGGGGACGCGGGCTATTTCTTTGACCCTGAAAATGTCGAAAGTGTGGCGGAGATGATGTTGGCATCACTGGAAGGCCAACTACCCGATCGAGATGCCACGGTGGCGGCCGCGAAAGATCGCGCGTCGACATTCAGTTGGCGAGCGACGGCCGAACGCATGGCCGAGGTTTATCTGGAAGTTTCACTTGAAGCCCCCAGGAAACCGACACCGCGAGTTTCCACGCGATGCTATGTCTCTTCATCTACTCCGTCTGACGCGGAACGGTCACGTGAGCGATTGCCTTCTCTGTAA
- a CDS encoding glycosyltransferase family 4 protein: MKVVYLTAGAAGMYCGSCMHDNALARALHQQGVDCLLQPVYTPIRTDEVSIAGSRVFLSGIHVYLLQKMPWLRWLPRPMRSLLDSPGLIRWATRKASSTDPASLGELAVSILKGSDGFQAQEFERLADWIANEEKPDAVVLTNLLIGGGLPMLRKRMPNCRLIVMLQGDDIFLDHLPEKHRTEAIRLCSKLVDHVDYFCVNSRFYGDKMAALLEIPEAKLRIAPLSIDLGPYDRLPTEKRTPTTDSTEAFKLGYLARIAPEKGLHRLVEAFEAIAAKRPHVTLHAAGWLGEANRPYLQTIRDRLAKAGLTDRFTYHGSPDLDAKVQFLQEMDLLCVPTEYEDPKGLFVLEALAAGTPVVMPEHGAFGELIRSTGGGTLVPPHEIDALAEAIITLIDQPDRREQMADQGRQGVYERHSIGAAATSLVELCGPEIKP; the protein is encoded by the coding sequence ATGAAGGTCGTGTATTTAACCGCCGGTGCCGCCGGGATGTATTGTGGAAGCTGCATGCACGACAACGCGCTCGCCCGAGCGCTGCATCAACAAGGCGTCGATTGTTTACTGCAACCGGTCTACACCCCGATTCGAACCGATGAGGTCAGCATCGCCGGATCACGGGTCTTCTTAAGTGGAATTCATGTCTACTTGTTGCAAAAAATGCCGTGGCTTCGCTGGCTTCCCCGCCCGATGCGCAGCCTGCTCGATTCGCCAGGTCTGATTCGTTGGGCGACCCGCAAGGCGAGTTCGACCGACCCCGCATCGCTGGGTGAACTTGCCGTCTCGATCCTAAAAGGGAGCGACGGTTTTCAGGCTCAAGAGTTTGAACGATTAGCCGACTGGATCGCCAACGAGGAAAAGCCCGATGCGGTCGTGCTGACGAACTTACTGATCGGCGGTGGACTTCCGATGCTGCGAAAACGCATGCCAAACTGCAGGTTGATCGTGATGCTCCAAGGGGACGATATCTTTCTAGACCACCTTCCGGAAAAGCATCGTACCGAGGCGATTCGTCTCTGCAGTAAGCTTGTCGACCACGTCGATTACTTTTGCGTCAACAGTCGGTTCTATGGCGACAAGATGGCGGCCCTGCTCGAGATCCCCGAAGCAAAGTTACGGATCGCACCGCTCTCAATCGACCTCGGACCGTACGATCGCCTGCCCACTGAAAAGCGGACGCCGACCACCGATTCAACCGAAGCGTTCAAGCTCGGTTATCTGGCTCGAATTGCCCCGGAGAAAGGCCTGCATCGACTGGTCGAAGCCTTTGAAGCGATCGCCGCCAAACGCCCCCATGTGACTTTGCATGCCGCCGGTTGGCTGGGAGAAGCCAATCGTCCGTACCTGCAAACGATTCGCGACCGACTTGCCAAAGCCGGACTGACCGATCGTTTCACGTATCACGGCAGCCCCGACCTGGATGCGAAGGTGCAGTTCCTGCAAGAGATGGATTTACTGTGCGTGCCGACGGAATACGAAGATCCTAAAGGTCTGTTTGTTTTAGAAGCCCTGGCCGCGGGAACCCCTGTTGTGATGCCGGAACATGGGGCGTTTGGTGAATTGATCCGCTCGACCGGCGGAGGCACACTTGTTCCGCCGCACGAAATCGACGCCTTGGCCGAAGCGATCATCACACTGATCGACCAACCCGATCGCCGCGAGCAGATGGCCGATCAAGGAAGGCAAGGTGTTTATGAGCGACACAGTATTGGCGCCGCAGCAACGTCACTCGTTGAGCTCTGCGGCCCCGAGATCAAACCGTAG
- the lepA gene encoding translation elongation factor 4 yields MTKKHIRNFCIIAHIDHGKSTLADRLLEETGTVSSREMKEQLLDDLELERQRGITIKARAVVMKFKRGKEEYELNLIDTPGHVDFQYEVSRSLACCEGALLLVDAFQGVEAQTVANAYAAMEHDLKIIPVINKIDLTHARPDEVAEEMMNSLGTDPDECVRVSAKTGQGVNGLVDAIIEHVPPPTGDPEATLQAMVFDSNYDDYRGAITYVRVMQGTVRKGQKIRFLRAGTVHDVVELGQFMPQRHSCEQLSAGQVGYLICNIKSLGDVHIGDTISIPGDSAAPPLPGYARPKRMVYCGLFPSDGQNFSDLRDALERLAVNDPSFEFEPETSDALGFGFRCGFLGLLHMEIIQQRLENESDVDLVQTAPNVTYEIVNKRGETMTIHKPQDVPDPGDIEEFRQPIVRCNIIVPVEFIGAVMKLVHERRGIQKSQEHLGAQRSMLTYDIPLAEVVYDLHDKIKSCTKGYGTLDYEMVGYEPADLARLDFLVNGKRVDALSIVCNRADADRRGRAVAKRLKSEIDRHMFEVAVQAAIGSRVIARETVPAMRKNVTAKCYGGDITRKRKLLQKQKEGKKRMKAVGNVEISQKAFMAVLNEAEGGS; encoded by the coding sequence ATGACCAAAAAACATATTCGAAACTTTTGCATTATTGCCCACATCGATCACGGAAAGAGCACGCTCGCCGATCGATTGTTGGAAGAAACCGGAACGGTCAGCTCGCGAGAGATGAAGGAGCAATTGCTCGACGATCTGGAACTTGAGCGGCAGCGTGGCATTACCATCAAAGCCCGTGCGGTGGTGATGAAGTTCAAACGCGGCAAAGAAGAATACGAATTGAACTTGATCGACACCCCCGGGCACGTCGACTTTCAATACGAAGTTTCACGCTCGCTGGCCTGCTGCGAGGGGGCGTTGCTGTTGGTCGACGCGTTTCAAGGCGTCGAAGCTCAGACGGTCGCGAACGCCTATGCGGCGATGGAACACGACCTGAAAATCATTCCGGTGATCAACAAGATCGACCTGACGCACGCTCGTCCGGACGAAGTCGCCGAAGAAATGATGAACTCGCTCGGCACCGATCCTGACGAATGCGTCCGCGTCAGCGCGAAAACAGGGCAAGGCGTCAATGGCTTGGTCGATGCGATCATCGAACACGTCCCTCCGCCCACCGGCGATCCCGAAGCGACGCTACAAGCGATGGTGTTCGATTCCAACTACGACGACTATCGCGGCGCGATCACCTACGTTCGGGTCATGCAAGGCACCGTCCGCAAAGGACAAAAGATCCGCTTCTTGCGTGCCGGAACGGTCCACGACGTCGTTGAACTCGGCCAATTCATGCCACAACGCCACTCCTGTGAACAACTTTCTGCGGGTCAAGTCGGCTACTTGATTTGCAATATTAAAAGCTTGGGCGATGTTCACATCGGCGATACGATCAGCATTCCCGGTGATTCCGCCGCTCCACCGCTGCCCGGCTATGCGCGTCCAAAGCGGATGGTTTACTGCGGCTTGTTCCCCAGCGACGGTCAGAACTTTTCCGACTTGCGCGACGCCCTTGAACGTCTTGCCGTCAACGACCCCAGCTTTGAATTCGAACCGGAAACCAGCGACGCCCTGGGCTTCGGTTTCCGCTGTGGGTTCCTGGGGCTGTTGCACATGGAAATCATTCAGCAACGACTGGAAAACGAGTCCGATGTGGACCTGGTCCAAACGGCGCCCAACGTGACGTATGAAATCGTCAATAAACGCGGCGAGACGATGACGATCCACAAGCCGCAGGATGTGCCCGACCCCGGTGACATCGAAGAATTTCGCCAGCCGATCGTCCGCTGCAATATCATTGTCCCCGTCGAATTTATCGGGGCGGTCATGAAACTGGTGCACGAACGCCGTGGAATCCAAAAGTCGCAGGAACACCTCGGCGCCCAACGTTCAATGTTGACCTACGACATTCCGCTCGCCGAAGTCGTCTATGACTTGCATGATAAGATCAAAAGTTGCACCAAAGGCTACGGCACACTCGATTACGAGATGGTGGGCTATGAGCCGGCCGACCTGGCGCGTTTAGATTTCTTGGTCAACGGAAAGCGTGTCGACGCACTCAGCATCGTCTGCAACCGCGCCGATGCCGATCGGCGTGGACGCGCGGTCGCAAAGCGATTGAAATCCGAGATCGATCGGCACATGTTCGAAGTCGCCGTGCAAGCCGCAATCGGCAGCCGTGTGATCGCCCGAGAAACCGTTCCCGCGATGCGCAAGAACGTGACCGCCAAGTGCTACGGCGGTGACATCACGCGGAAACGCAAGCTGCTGCAGAAGCAGAAAGAAGGCAAGAAACGCATGAAGGCGGTCGGCAACGTCGAGATCAGCCAGAAAGCGTTCATGGCCGTTCTTAACGAAGCCGAAGGCGGAAGCTAA
- a CDS encoding ABC transporter ATP-binding protein, with protein sequence MTPWQGPMIELQEVTKVFGPTRAVDNVSFMVPRGSVFGYIGPNGAGKTTSMRILSTLELPTSGDAFIEGLSSVNDPDRVRHRLGFMPDAFGSYSDTSCAEYLDFFARSNGLVGRERTRRIRWVMDFTGMRSMSEKPMNGLSKGMRQRLCLGRALIHDPSTLILDEPAAGLDPRARIELRQIIRTLAADGKTILISSHILSELAEMCDRVGIIEQGTLLANDTVDGLKGKSKPHQDLIVVVDGEVDSAIEVLNALPPVTDVEHRGQAIHFQTVAGNDNRIQILHQLCDAKIRVLEYRPIDESLEDLFLKVTTGKVQ encoded by the coding sequence ATGACGCCCTGGCAAGGGCCAATGATTGAATTGCAGGAGGTCACCAAGGTCTTCGGTCCAACACGAGCCGTCGACAATGTTTCGTTCATGGTCCCTCGCGGAAGCGTGTTCGGCTATATCGGTCCCAACGGCGCCGGCAAGACCACGAGCATGCGAATCCTTTCGACGCTCGAACTACCAACCAGTGGCGATGCATTTATCGAAGGGCTCTCGTCGGTTAACGATCCCGATCGCGTGCGTCATCGACTGGGTTTCATGCCTGACGCATTTGGATCTTATAGTGACACCAGCTGCGCCGAATACCTCGACTTCTTTGCTCGTTCGAATGGATTGGTTGGTCGTGAACGCACCCGGCGTATTCGCTGGGTGATGGACTTCACCGGGATGCGATCTATGTCCGAAAAACCAATGAATGGTTTGAGCAAGGGGATGCGACAGCGTCTTTGCCTAGGTCGAGCGTTAATCCACGACCCATCGACACTGATCCTCGATGAACCGGCCGCCGGCTTAGACCCTCGGGCTCGGATCGAATTGCGTCAAATTATTCGAACGCTGGCGGCCGACGGGAAAACGATCCTCATCAGCAGTCACATCCTCAGCGAACTCGCCGAGATGTGTGATCGTGTTGGGATAATCGAACAGGGCACACTTCTGGCCAACGACACCGTCGATGGTCTGAAAGGCAAATCGAAACCACACCAAGATTTGATCGTCGTCGTCGATGGCGAAGTGGATTCTGCGATCGAGGTTCTAAACGCCTTGCCACCCGTGACCGATGTCGAGCATCGTGGACAAGCCATCCATTTTCAAACCGTCGCTGGCAACGACAACCGAATACAAATCTTGCATCAATTGTGTGACGCCAAAATTCGTGTGTTGGAATATCGCCCGATCGATGAGTCGCTCGAAGATCTATTTTTGAAAGTCACGACGGGGAAGGTTCAATGA
- the infC gene encoding translation initiation factor IF-3, with protein sequence MALARRNNQPDNRDTVRINSNIRISPVRVVSETGEQLGVISTDEALSRARDVGLDLVEVAPNERPPVCRIMDYGKYKYDKNKKTNRNQSHTKTKEIRLRPKTGDEDIRTKIRRAEKFLMHKDKVQVSVLFRGREMAHIEEGRKVMEQVIELLEEVGKVETAPQQHGKRMICMIAPK encoded by the coding sequence GTGGCGTTGGCACGAAGAAACAACCAGCCAGACAACCGCGATACGGTACGCATCAATTCAAACATTAGAATCAGTCCCGTTCGAGTTGTAAGTGAAACAGGGGAACAACTTGGAGTGATTTCAACCGACGAGGCGCTCAGTCGAGCCCGCGACGTTGGACTCGACCTCGTTGAAGTCGCACCGAACGAACGGCCCCCCGTTTGCCGGATCATGGATTACGGCAAGTACAAGTACGACAAGAACAAAAAGACGAACCGCAATCAAAGTCATACCAAGACGAAAGAAATTCGGTTGCGTCCCAAAACTGGCGATGAAGATATCCGGACAAAGATCCGTCGCGCCGAAAAGTTCTTGATGCACAAAGACAAAGTGCAGGTCAGTGTCTTGTTCCGAGGCCGCGAAATGGCCCACATCGAAGAAGGCCGAAAGGTCATGGAACAAGTGATCGAGTTGCTCGAAGAGGTCGGTAAAGTAGAAACCGCACCGCAGCAACACGGCAAACGCATGATCTGCATGATCGCTCCGAAGTAA
- a CDS encoding RNA-binding S4 domain-containing protein — MSDHAPSESEPTLMMRLDDVLKRAGWVGTGGQAKLWIQDGQVTVNGIVETRRRKQIFIGDTVQAMGETLELDATFFDS, encoded by the coding sequence ATGTCCGATCATGCCCCCTCTGAATCTGAGCCGACGTTAATGATGCGTCTCGATGACGTCCTCAAGCGAGCGGGGTGGGTTGGGACCGGCGGTCAGGCCAAACTTTGGATCCAGGACGGCCAGGTGACCGTCAATGGAATCGTTGAAACCCGACGCCGAAAGCAGATTTTTATCGGCGATACCGTCCAAGCGATGGGGGAAACCTTGGAATTGGACGCTACGTTTTTTGATAGTTAG